Part of the Dehalobacter sp. 12DCB1 genome is shown below.
GAAAGTAATTCTACCTCTTATTCATTTCCATAAAGGTCTTTGTAAATATAAATCAGTTCCTTATCGAAAAGTGAACGTTTCATATCGACTGCAAGGGATCTTACATGCTTCAGGACCTTATCAGCTTGCTCAGAGGTAAGCTCTCTGCCATATTCCCTGAATTTCGCTTTAATCGAGGCTGTACCTGAATGCTTACCGATCACAATCTGCCTTTCCAGCCCGACTTCTTCAGGACGGAATACCTCATAGGTTTTCGGATTCTTCAATGCGCCGTCGGCATGAATACCGGATTCATGCGCAAACATATTGCTGCCGACAATGGCTTTCCAGGGCGGAAGGATTCGTCCTGAAGCCCTGGAGACGTATTCGGATAATTCCACAAATCGCTCCGTGACAAAGCCAAGGTTTATTTCTTCCAGGTATTTCAGAGCCATGACGACTTCTTCCAGCGCTGCATTGCCAGCTCTTTCTCCAAGGCCGTTCACCGTCACACCGATAAATCTGGCTCCAGCCTTCACTCCGGCTAAAGCGTTGGCCGTCGCCATCCCGAAATCATTATGCGTATGCATCTCCACATCAATATCGGCGCGTTCTCTTAAGGTTTTGATTCTGTCCAAGGTTAGAAAAGGATCGAGAATCCCGATCGTATCACAATAACGGATACGGTTTGCACCGGCCTTTTTGGCCTCCATTGCAAATTCTACCAGATAGTTCATATCTGATCGCGAAGCGTCCTCAGCATTGACGGAGATATAATCGACATGCTTTTTCGCAAATTCCGTTGCTTTGATCATCATGTCCAGAACTGCACCGGGCGTGGTTTTTAATTTATGTTTGATGTGAATGTCTGAGGTCGATACGGAAATGGCCACGGCATCACAGCCGCAAGACAGTGATGCTTCAATGTCCTTGATCACGGCGCGGTTCCAGCCCATGATACTGGCCTTCAGTCCGAGGTTGCAGATGCCTTTGATGGCATCAAGTTCTTTGCCGCCCATAATCGGTATTCCCGCTTCGATCTGGTTAACCCCGATCTCGTCGAGCATCCGGGCAATCCTTAATTTCTCCTGATTGGAAAAGACAACCCCGGCGGTCTGTTCCCCGTCGCGCAGGGTGGTGTCCACAATCACCAATCCGGTATCCGCTACTTTTCCCATTTTATCCACCTCTAAATGTGTTCATTCTTGTATTTATTAAGTATGTCTTATTATTCTGGCACTATATCTTGCTCTACTATGCTTTTTTGTGCTTTAATTGCACTTTTGGTATGCTTTATTATGAGCTTTATATTGTGTTTTATTGCGCCAGTTTATCTCTCAGCAGCTTATTGACCAGGCCGGGGTTAGCCTGTCCTTTCGTCGCTTTCATGACCTGGCCGACTAAAAATCCAAGCGCGCTCTCTTTGCCGGCCTGGTAATCAGCGACGGATTTTTCATTGGCGGCAAGAATGCTGTCCACGATTTTCCCGAGTTCGCCTTCATCGCTGATCTGGACAAGTCCTTTCTCTTTAATGATCATCTCCGGATCCTTGCCGGTGTTATAGATCTCTTCCAGCACAGTCTTGCCGATCTTGCCGCTGATGTCGCCTTTCTTAATCAGCGCCAACATCCCTGCCAGCTGTTCAGGAGAAACAGGCGAATCTTCAAAAGAGCGTCCGTTGGTTTTCAGCAGGCCGCTCAAATCTCCCATGACCCAGTTTGCTAGAAGTTTGGCATCGTCGATCCTGGCAAGCGCCTGGTCAAAAAATGCAGCCATCGCTTTGGAAGCAATAATGACTCCGGCGTCGTATTCTGAAAGTCCAAGAGCCTGCAGTCTTGCTTTCTTGGCGGCAGGCAGCTCCGGCATGGACGCTCTGATTCTCTCGACCCAGTCGCGGTCAATCACGAGCGGCATCAGATCCGGCTCCGGAAAATAACGGTAGTCGTGGGCTTCTTCCTTGGATCGAAGCGACAGCGTCATCCCTCTTCCTTCGTCCCAGGTTCTCGTTTCCTGGATGATTTCTTCACCGTCGTCGAGGGCTTCGGCCTGACGCTCAGTTTCGTATTCCAGACAGCGGCGGACGGAGCTGAAAGAGTTCAGATTCTTGGTCTCGGTCCGCGTGCCAAATTGCTCGGCCCCTTTCAGGCGAAGCGAGACATTGATATCAAAACGGACGGAACCCTGTTCGAGTTTGCAGTCGGAAATTCCGGCATAATCCATGATCTGAACCAGTTGTTCCAAATAAACCAGAACTTCATCTATTGAGCGCATATCCGGTTCCGAGACAATTTCCAGAAGCGGTACACCCGTCCGGTTATAATCGACCCCGGAACTGTTGGACGTGGTAATGGTCTCTCCGCTATGCACCAGTTTTCCGGCATCCTCTTCCATATGAGCTCTCGTAATGCCAATTCGTTTATTCGTTCCATTCACTGTTATGTCCAGCCAGCCGCTTTTACAGATTGGCAGGTCATATTGGGATGTCTGATAGTTTTTCGTTAAATCCGGATAAAAATAGTTTTTCCGATCAAATTTGGAGAATTGGGCAATCTCGCAGTTCAATGCCAAACCCGCCTTGATGGCGAGGTTGACGACTTCTTTGTTTAGCACCGGCAGGACGCCCGGCAGTCCCAGACAGACCGGACAAACATGCGTATTCTGCGCTCCGCCGAATTCCGTCGAACAGCCGCAAAAGATCTTGGTTTTCGTAGCCATCTCAACGTGGGTCTCCACGCCGCAAACCATTTCATATTTATCAGCGAAAGACATCTAGCGCACCTCCTTGAGCAGCGCAGGCATCTGCAGATGATACTCAGTATTTTGTTCAAACGCATAAGCAGCTTTGTACAGCGTACCTTCATCAAAATGCTTGCTGATCAGCTGCATCCCGACCGGCATTCCGTCGAC
Proteins encoded:
- the nifV gene encoding homocitrate synthase, translating into MGKVADTGLVIVDTTLRDGEQTAGVVFSNQEKLRIARMLDEIGVNQIEAGIPIMGGKELDAIKGICNLGLKASIMGWNRAVIKDIEASLSCGCDAVAISVSTSDIHIKHKLKTTPGAVLDMMIKATEFAKKHVDYISVNAEDASRSDMNYLVEFAMEAKKAGANRIRYCDTIGILDPFLTLDRIKTLRERADIDVEMHTHNDFGMATANALAGVKAGARFIGVTVNGLGERAGNAALEEVVMALKYLEEINLGFVTERFVELSEYVSRASGRILPPWKAIVGSNMFAHESGIHADGALKNPKTYEVFRPEEVGLERQIVIGKHSGTASIKAKFREYGRELTSEQADKVLKHVRSLAVDMKRSLFDKELIYIYKDLYGNE
- the gatB gene encoding Asp-tRNA(Asn)/Glu-tRNA(Gln) amidotransferase subunit GatB; the encoded protein is MSFADKYEMVCGVETHVEMATKTKIFCGCSTEFGGAQNTHVCPVCLGLPGVLPVLNKEVVNLAIKAGLALNCEIAQFSKFDRKNYFYPDLTKNYQTSQYDLPICKSGWLDITVNGTNKRIGITRAHMEEDAGKLVHSGETITTSNSSGVDYNRTGVPLLEIVSEPDMRSIDEVLVYLEQLVQIMDYAGISDCKLEQGSVRFDINVSLRLKGAEQFGTRTETKNLNSFSSVRRCLEYETERQAEALDDGEEIIQETRTWDEGRGMTLSLRSKEEAHDYRYFPEPDLMPLVIDRDWVERIRASMPELPAAKKARLQALGLSEYDAGVIIASKAMAAFFDQALARIDDAKLLANWVMGDLSGLLKTNGRSFEDSPVSPEQLAGMLALIKKGDISGKIGKTVLEEIYNTGKDPEMIIKEKGLVQISDEGELGKIVDSILAANEKSVADYQAGKESALGFLVGQVMKATKGQANPGLVNKLLRDKLAQ